The Deltaproteobacteria bacterium IMCC39524 genomic interval ACCAAGAGATCTCGCGGCACTCGCTACCAGCTGCTCATCATCTTCTGCCAGCAAGGAGACAAGATAAGGAGCAAGGCGCACATCATCAAAGTGGCCAAGAGCTTCTGCAGTATGAACGCGAACGGAGGGAGAAGGATCTTTGAGATGCTTGACCAGACTGCTGAGCGATTTAGGGTGGGCTTTTGCACCGAGGACCTGGATTGCCGCACCCCGGATATCGGCATCAGGGTCTTTCAGCAAGCCAATCAGATGCGGGAAAATATCCGTCGACTTAACCTTCTCCATGGCAAAAATCGCCTTGACCCGCTGGCCACGCTTGTCTGACTTGAGCTCCTGAATAATCTGCTGCAGGTCCTGGAGCGATTCAAGGCATTCAAGGGCGGCGGCCGCAGCAACGCGAACGTCTTCCTCGGAATCATTCAATAGTTCAATGAGCAGGTTGCGTCTTTGCTCGAGTGACATATAACTCCCCACAGGTAAAATCAAGGACCTCAAAGTTACCAGAAACTAACTGGAGGCGCAAACATGAAAAACAGACAGAAACAAGAACGGGCAGAACCTGAAAAGTCCTGCCCGAAGAGTTCATCTTCCAGAGCTGCGAATTAGAACGGAATATCATCATCGGGGTTGAAAGGTGGTTCCTGTGGAGCAGATGAAAAATTCTCCGCCGGAGTGGTCGGACGACCACCGCCCCCTCCACTACCGCCGCCCTGGTCTCCGGCACGACTGAGCATCTGCATTTCGTTTGCCACAATTTCGGAGATGTAGCGCTTATTACCATCGCGGTCGTCGTAGGATCGGTTTTGGATACGTCCTTCAATATAAACCTGCTTGCCCTTGGTCAGATACTTACCACAAATTTCCGCAAGACCAGCCCAGACAACGATATTGTGCCACTCGGTTTTGTCCTGTTGCTCTCCCTGCTTGTTTTTAAAACGTTCGGTTGTTGCCAGGGAGAAGGTACAGACTGCCGTGCCTGACGGCGTATAACGAAGTTCAGGATCTTTCCCTAGATTACCGACTAAAATGGCCTTGTTGACTGACATAGAATCTCCTCCATTGCATTTGAGTGAAAAAGCAGTCTAGCCGAATCCGGGCGGACTGTAAAGAGCTCTTAAAACCACTCTGCAAAGCGAAACAATGACAAGCTGTTACAGGAAGGAGACCCATTTCATAACGCGCCACAATTTACACCCAATCATCTCTACATTTTTTTCACAGCGTAACAAGAAAACTGACCGGAAAATCCCCCTGGGAAGGAAAGGTTTTTTGCCATTCCCTTTCAAAACAGCTTATAATTGTCTCAGTTTAAGATGCTTCAGGATTTTTATGGCAATGCATAAACATCTGACCGCCCTGAGGACAAGCCACATGCGCATACTGATCATAGAGGATCAACCAGAAATTCTTCAGAACATCGCCGACTTCCTGGAGCTAAAAGGCTACTTTGTCGACTGCGCCTACGACGGTCTGGGTGGCATGCACCTGGCGGTGACACAATCCTTTGATTTGATCATCCTCGACCTAATGCTGCCAGGCATGGATGGCATCACCCTTTGCCAGAGACTGCGTCAGGACGCCAGAGTCGACACACCGATCATTATGCTCACGGCTAGAGACAGTGTCGATGACAAGCTCTCCGGTTTTCAGGCCGGCGCTGACGATTATCTGGTCAAACCTTTTTCATTGCCCGAGCTGCATGCCAGGGTCGAAGCTATCTTACGCCGCGGCCAGACCAGCCAAAGAAACCTGTTAACGATCGGTGACCTGAGCTACGACATGAACAGCCTGGAAGTAACCCGCCAGGGGACGAGCCTCAAGCTCAGCCCAATCGGCCTTAAAATACTGGAAATATTAATGAAAAAAAGCCCTCACGTGGTCAAGAGGGAGGCCCTTGAAGAGCTCCTTTGGGGAGAAGACCTGCCGGGCAGCGACAGCTTACGCAGCCACGTCCACACCCTTCGCCAGACCATCGACAAACCCTTTGAATCCCCCTTGCTGCACACAGTGCATGGCATCGGCTATTGCCTGAAAGCTCAATCAGATGGAATTTAAATCGCCCCTTTCGCAAAGGATTTTGATTTCTTTCATTCTCCTGACAACAGTGGTCAGCGGGCTCTTCAGCTTCGGTATCATGGCCGCGATCAACCTTGTTAAAGAAGACCTCGTCACCGCTGAGTTTAATCGAAAGTTTCCGGACATTCTGGTCGACTACGAACGTGGAAAGACACCAGACCTGGACCTTGGGACCCAGTTCTACAGTGGCACGGAAGGCCTGCCCTATTACCTGCAGGACCTGGAGCCTGGCTTCAACGAGGTGAAAAGTGAACAGAGCTCTTTTCATGTCCTGATGCGCAAAGAACAGGAAAGGCCTTTCTATCTTGTCCGGGAGCAGACGAATTCAGGGCAACATGAAAACCTCCTGCAAATCACTGTCATTGCAGGTTTCTTCCTCAGTGTCATCGCCTCGTTGATTCTCGGCATCATGATGATCAGGCGAATCATCGCCCCGGTCAAAAGGCTAACCGATCAGGTCCATAACCGTGAGAAGCTCCTACTTGATGCACCGCCCCTTTCTTCCGGATACACAAATGATGAGGTGGGCCGGCTGGCGCAAGCTTTCGACAGAACCATCGGCATGCTGCAGGAATCTCTACTGCGGGAGAGTCTCTTCACCAGCGATGTCAGCCACGAGCTCCGCACCCCCTTGATGGTCATAAAAAGTTCCTGTGAACTGCTCATCGCAAAAGATCAGCTTGATGACTACACTCGCCAACGCATTGATACGATCAACAAGGCGACCAGGGAGATTCAGGAATTGGTCGACGCTTTTCTGACCCTGGCCCGTGGCAAAGACACCGAGCAGGAATCAGCTTCGCTGACCAATGTCATTCACAGGGCCCTGCACGAGTGGCAACAGCAAGCAGGAGAGAAAGGGCTCACCTTCTCCCTGGAAGAAGGCGAGTCAGGTCAAGAAAGGTTGGACGGTCTGTTTCCCGCCCCCCTGCTGAGGACGGTTCTTAACAACCTGATATTTAATGCAATCCATCACACCCAAACAGGGGGCGTCACCCTGACCGTTCAGGCGAAAGGGTTTTCAGTCAGCGATACAGGCTGTGGCATTTCGGAGTCCGAGAAGCAAGCCGTATTCAAGCCATTTTACCGCGGTGAATCACACAGCAGAAAAGGGCTCGGTCTTGGTTTGTCACTTGTTCAGCGTATCTGCCAACGAGAAGGCTGGGATATTTCTATAAGCGACAACCAACCGACCGGCTCCTGCTTCACCGTTTCTCTCAAAAAATAACTTTTCACGTTTTTTTCACATTTTTTCAACACTCCCGTCACACCCACTCCTCTAAAGTACGAATCAACGCTGCAACTCTCAGAGCCCTTGATCAGGCTCATGAACCCTTCAAGCGGCATTACCACTCTGAGAGAGAAAACATCAAAAACACCTCCTAACCTCCTGATAGGCTGCCTCCGGGGCTTTGATTGAACACAAGGCCCCCTTTTTTTGTCTGTCACCTCCCACAACATTTCTGACCCATCTTGTCGCATCAACTGCCTCTGAGTGATGACGACCCAATGCGTCCTGGCAAAACTTTCATTGTTATATGAAGCAAGACAATTGCTCGAGAAGCCAAGCTGGACTAATATTCACAACATGATTTCTTTGATTATCAATGCTGATGACCTTGGCTGCAACGCATTGCGCGACCGTGGCATCCTGGAAGCGCAGCAAAAAGGGATAGTGACCAGCGCCTCAATACTGGCCAATGGCTCATCTTTCAACACGGCAATAAAACAGGTAAAGCACTCTAAACTTCCGGTTGGAGTCCACCTGAACCTCGCAGACGGAAGAGCTCTGACCGGACCGATCAAAGGCCTCACAGATAGTTCCGGCAACTTGCCAGGAAAAAAGGAACTGCGGCGACAGTTGACTGCCAACTGTTTTGACCCTGAAGAGATCCGCAAAGAGCTCAAGGCCCAGGTTCAGCGCATTCTTGAAGCAGGTGTACAACCAGACCACCTCGATGGTCACCAGCACTGCCAGCTGTTTCCTTGCCTGACAACAATGGTCACGGAGCTCGCTCGCGAATACGGTATCCCCGCCATGCGCTCAGCCTTGCCGGCAGACATCAGTCTTAAAGATCCGAGCGACCCCCTGGGCAAGGAGTTGGCCCTCTACTGTCAGCTTGGTCATAAAGCCAAGGAGATCATAATGACTGCGGGCCTACTAGCACCGGACGGCCTCATGGGCATGCCTTTACTCAATCAACTCGACCAGACCAGGCTCTATCATGTTCTTGAAAATATCCCTGAAGGCTTCTGGGAACTCATGGTTCACCCTGGCTACAGCTGTGACTCGGGCAATCCTTTTGATGGCCCTCAACGTGAAGTTGAGCTTCTGGCTCTACTCTCCCCGGAAGCGAAACAGATCATTGCACGCCGCCATATCCGGTTGTGTCATTTTGGAGATTTATCATGCGCATCCTGATTGTTGTACCAGAACAGGATCGTATCAGCGGCAACTGGGTGACCGCCACGCGTTTTCAGCAAGGCCTGCGCGCTCACGGCCAGCAGGTTGTCTTAGAGGAGACCGGCCTGCGACCGGAACCGCGCTTTCTGGAACGCATTCAGGCCTTTGCCCCCGACGTCACCATCCTGCTACACGCCTACCGTACCGGAAAGCCGTGGCTGGAAGCGACAGCCGACCGCAGGCTGCCAACGGTAGTCTTACTTACCGGCACAGACATTAATCACGGCCTTGAGAACCCGTTGCAGCAAGACGTCATCAATACGATTCTGCGTCAAGCGGAACTCGTCCTGCTTCAGAACCCACTACTTGCAAAAGCCTTCTCTTCAAGTCACCCTGAGCTCAGCGTAAATCTGAGAGAGCTTCCACCAGGGATCAGCTTGGGCAAGGAGGAATATCTCCTGCGCGACAGGCATCAACTCGCAAAAGATGCGACACTTTTCCTTTGCCCGGCGGGACTGCGCGCTGTGAAAGGGCCTTTGGAGCTACTTGAACTGTTTGATCAGGTCATCACACACAGTTCAGACGTCCTGCTTGCCTTCTGCGGGCCCATCATTGAAGAGGAGTACAGCCAACGTTTCCTGTCAGCACTTGAGGCACGACCTTGGGCTCACTACCTTGGCGCTATTCCCACCCAAGCGATGGCAAGCGCCATGCGCGAGGCCGATGTCGTTGTCAACAACTCTCAAACCGAAGGTCTCGCAAACAGCCTTTTGGAGGCCGCAACACTTGGTGTTCCGATCCTGGCGCACAAGATTCCCGGCAATGTCGCGATCGTACAACACGAAACCAACGGGCTGCTCTATACCAGCCAGGAGGAATTCGTGGTTTACAGCAGACAGCTGCTCAACAGAAAAAGGCGTCAACAATTATCCTCTCCAGAGCCAGGTCGTTACGACCCGGACAACGAAGCCTCGGCCCTTCTGAGGTTCCTTCAACAAGCAGTGCAGAGTGGAGAGAAGTAAAGATCGTCAGGTTCAAGAGAGGGCTTTTTTGACAAAGGCAGGGGACAAAAAAGACTTCTCTAGTTGAACCCGCACCCCTATATCGCATACTATTTACACGAACGACTGAGATTTCACTTTCGAAGGAGATCCCTTTGCGGAAACATTTCGGCGAAAACCTATCCCCCGCAGTCAAATACTGGATCTTCATAATCGGCATCGTCACCGTGATCTTCACCGTGATCTTCGGCAGCGTTGCGGCGTCTTACCTTAACCTGGCGCCGGAAGAACAAGCCGTTGCTGAAAGCCTTTTTGAAAAACTGATCCCCTTCCCCTTTGTCGGCTCGATCGCCCTGGTGGCCTTCATCTGCACCATGGTCAGCCTGCTCTTTCGCTACTACGTCATACCGGTGCTGCGCATGGCCGAACAGACCCGCCTGATCACTGCCGCCAACCCCGACTTCCGCATCTCCGTTGAAGGCGCCCGAGAGATGATCATGCTGGCAAATATCATCAACGAATCGGCCGACGCCTTTCAAAAACTGCAGAGTGAGGTTGACAGCAAGATCAGCCATTCCAATCGAGCACTCAAACGAGAACGCAATCGTCTTGCCGCCCTGATGTCAGAGCTGCCTTACGGGGTCGTGGTCTGCAACAGAGACGGCAAGATTCTGCTTTACAACCGCCGGGCACAGGAGATGCTTCAAGGAAGCGATAGCACTCAGCAAGGAGGAGCCATCGGCCTTGGAAGGTCGATTTTCAGTAGCCTGGAAAGAGATCCTTTGGTACATGCCCTGGAAGTCATGAACCACGCGTTTGCCTTAGACCAGGTAAAGCCTGCGCTCGGCCTGATGACCAAGCTCTGCGGGGACCGTTTCATTCGCGTCAACATGGCACCGGTGACCGATGATGGCGAATCAGGTCATCAACTCTCAGGGTTTGTACTCTCCCTGGAGGACATTACCGGCGAAATCGATGCTGACAGTGACCGTGACCTGCTTCTGCAAGGGATGATCGATGCAGTGCAGAACTCTCTCGGCAAGTTGCACAAGGGGATCAACAGCATCTGCGAGATGCCTGGCACGGGAGAGGACGCCTGCAATCGTCACCGGGAGGCGATCACGCGGGTCACCAAAGACCTGGAAGAACACCTGGCTTTGGCCAGAAAACTTTACGGTGAACACCACCGTGCTTATGGCAATCGTGAGAATGTGATTGCCGACACCCTGCTAAAATTGATCGCAAAAAACCTTTACGAACGTTTTTCCATCCAAACGGAAACGCATGTCAATCAAAGCATCTGGATGAAGCTCGACAGTTACGCCATAGTTCAGGCCTTTACCACTCTTGCGGGCCTGCTGAATGCTGAATATGGGGTGAGCAAAATCAAGCTGCAACTCGATGAAGATCAAGGGTCACTGGCAAACCTTACAGTGCAATGGCAGGACCAAGCGGTTCCCACTCAAGCGCTCCATGACTGGCAGACATCACCACTCTTCATGGACAGCGACGGCGCCGCTGATTCTCCGCAAACAATCATCTCCGCACACGAAGGAGAGGTCTCCATTATCAAGAGTGACACGATCTTCTGCACCGGCATCAAGGTGACGCTACCCAC includes:
- a CDS encoding HEAT repeat domain-containing protein; the encoded protein is MSLEQRRNLLIELLNDSEEDVRVAAAAALECLESLQDLQQIIQELKSDKRGQRVKAIFAMEKVKSTDIFPHLIGLLKDPDADIRGAAIQVLGAKAHPKSLSSLVKHLKDPSPSVRVHTAEALGHFDDVRLAPYLVSLLAEDDEQLVASAARSLGSIGSPDSVEPLMKLTRDSRATVRVAAVEALSELPLKG
- a CDS encoding single-stranded DNA-binding protein, translated to MSVNKAILVGNLGKDPELRYTPSGTAVCTFSLATTERFKNKQGEQQDKTEWHNIVVWAGLAEICGKYLTKGKQVYIEGRIQNRSYDDRDGNKRYISEIVANEMQMLSRAGDQGGGSGGGGGRPTTPAENFSSAPQEPPFNPDDDIPF
- a CDS encoding response regulator transcription factor, whose protein sequence is MRILIIEDQPEILQNIADFLELKGYFVDCAYDGLGGMHLAVTQSFDLIILDLMLPGMDGITLCQRLRQDARVDTPIIMLTARDSVDDKLSGFQAGADDYLVKPFSLPELHARVEAILRRGQTSQRNLLTIGDLSYDMNSLEVTRQGTSLKLSPIGLKILEILMKKSPHVVKREALEELLWGEDLPGSDSLRSHVHTLRQTIDKPFESPLLHTVHGIGYCLKAQSDGI
- a CDS encoding HAMP domain-containing sensor histidine kinase, coding for MEFKSPLSQRILISFILLTTVVSGLFSFGIMAAINLVKEDLVTAEFNRKFPDILVDYERGKTPDLDLGTQFYSGTEGLPYYLQDLEPGFNEVKSEQSSFHVLMRKEQERPFYLVREQTNSGQHENLLQITVIAGFFLSVIASLILGIMMIRRIIAPVKRLTDQVHNREKLLLDAPPLSSGYTNDEVGRLAQAFDRTIGMLQESLLRESLFTSDVSHELRTPLMVIKSSCELLIAKDQLDDYTRQRIDTINKATREIQELVDAFLTLARGKDTEQESASLTNVIHRALHEWQQQAGEKGLTFSLEEGESGQERLDGLFPAPLLRTVLNNLIFNAIHHTQTGGVTLTVQAKGFSVSDTGCGISESEKQAVFKPFYRGESHSRKGLGLGLSLVQRICQREGWDISISDNQPTGSCFTVSLKK
- a CDS encoding ChbG/HpnK family deacetylase encodes the protein MISLIINADDLGCNALRDRGILEAQQKGIVTSASILANGSSFNTAIKQVKHSKLPVGVHLNLADGRALTGPIKGLTDSSGNLPGKKELRRQLTANCFDPEEIRKELKAQVQRILEAGVQPDHLDGHQHCQLFPCLTTMVTELAREYGIPAMRSALPADISLKDPSDPLGKELALYCQLGHKAKEIIMTAGLLAPDGLMGMPLLNQLDQTRLYHVLENIPEGFWELMVHPGYSCDSGNPFDGPQREVELLALLSPEAKQIIARRHIRLCHFGDLSCAS
- a CDS encoding glycosyltransferase; this encodes MRILIVVPEQDRISGNWVTATRFQQGLRAHGQQVVLEETGLRPEPRFLERIQAFAPDVTILLHAYRTGKPWLEATADRRLPTVVLLTGTDINHGLENPLQQDVINTILRQAELVLLQNPLLAKAFSSSHPELSVNLRELPPGISLGKEEYLLRDRHQLAKDATLFLCPAGLRAVKGPLELLELFDQVITHSSDVLLAFCGPIIEEEYSQRFLSALEARPWAHYLGAIPTQAMASAMREADVVVNNSQTEGLANSLLEAATLGVPILAHKIPGNVAIVQHETNGLLYTSQEEFVVYSRQLLNRKRRQQLSSPEPGRYDPDNEASALLRFLQQAVQSGEK
- a CDS encoding exonuclease domain-containing protein — translated: MRKHFGENLSPAVKYWIFIIGIVTVIFTVIFGSVAASYLNLAPEEQAVAESLFEKLIPFPFVGSIALVAFICTMVSLLFRYYVIPVLRMAEQTRLITAANPDFRISVEGAREMIMLANIINESADAFQKLQSEVDSKISHSNRALKRERNRLAALMSELPYGVVVCNRDGKILLYNRRAQEMLQGSDSTQQGGAIGLGRSIFSSLERDPLVHALEVMNHAFALDQVKPALGLMTKLCGDRFIRVNMAPVTDDGESGHQLSGFVLSLEDITGEIDADSDRDLLLQGMIDAVQNSLGKLHKGINSICEMPGTGEDACNRHREAITRVTKDLEEHLALARKLYGEHHRAYGNRENVIADTLLKLIAKNLYERFSIQTETHVNQSIWMKLDSYAIVQAFTTLAGLLNAEYGVSKIKLQLDEDQGSLANLTVQWQDQAVPTQALHDWQTSPLFMDSDGAADSPQTIISAHEGEVSIIKSDTIFCTGIKVTLPTTLAEETADLQSSVSPRPVSYEFDLFHQPGQETLGKISLRKLAFVAFDTETTGLNPSMGDEIIQIGAVRIVNGRLLHDECIDQLVNPQRPVPKSSVEIHGIDPELLSAQPIITEVLPDFHAFAIDSVLVAHNAAFDMRFLQLKEEAIGLHFDNPVLDTLLLSSIVHPNQEGHSLDAIAERFNLTIVGRHTALGDALVTAEILLKLIPLLKAQGINTLEDALIASSQSPFAKIKY